A DNA window from Mesorhizobium sp. C432A contains the following coding sequences:
- the galE gene encoding UDP-glucose 4-epimerase GalE translates to MTVLVTGGAGYIGSHMVWELLDAGESVVVLDRLSTGFEWAVAPEAKLVVGDVADRELVGQIIRENKVDAIIHFAGSIVVPESVADPLAYYENNTSKTRTLIETAVREGVPHFIFSSTAAVYGGAGLEPVREDARLAPESPYGQSKLMSEWMLRDAALAHPLRYTALRYFNVAGADPRGRTGQSTPGATHLIKVACETALGKRPFMQVFGTDYPTPDGTCMRDYIHVSDLAAAHRLALQRLRAGGGSLVANCGYSHGYSVLEVIDSVRRAFGRDFEVKMGDRRPGDAAAVVANSDLARAELGWTPQRDDLDQIVADALAWERILTGKNSARG, encoded by the coding sequence ATGACGGTTTTGGTAACGGGCGGCGCCGGTTATATCGGCAGCCACATGGTCTGGGAACTGCTGGATGCCGGCGAGAGCGTCGTCGTTCTCGACCGCCTTTCCACCGGCTTCGAGTGGGCGGTAGCGCCGGAAGCCAAGCTTGTCGTCGGCGATGTCGCCGATAGGGAATTGGTCGGCCAGATCATCCGCGAGAACAAAGTCGACGCGATCATCCACTTCGCCGGTTCCATCGTGGTGCCGGAGTCGGTTGCCGACCCGCTCGCTTATTACGAGAATAACACCTCCAAGACCCGCACGCTGATCGAAACCGCGGTGCGCGAGGGCGTGCCGCATTTCATCTTCTCCTCGACCGCCGCCGTCTATGGCGGCGCCGGCCTGGAGCCGGTGCGTGAGGATGCCCGCCTGGCGCCGGAATCGCCCTACGGCCAGTCCAAGCTGATGAGCGAATGGATGCTGCGCGATGCAGCGCTTGCGCATCCCTTGCGCTACACGGCGCTGCGCTACTTCAACGTCGCCGGCGCCGATCCCAGGGGCCGGACGGGGCAGTCGACGCCTGGCGCCACGCATCTGATCAAGGTCGCCTGCGAGACCGCGCTCGGCAAACGCCCCTTCATGCAGGTGTTCGGCACCGATTATCCGACGCCGGACGGCACCTGCATGCGCGATTATATCCATGTCAGCGACCTGGCTGCGGCGCACCGGCTGGCGCTGCAGCGCCTGCGCGCCGGCGGCGGCAGCCTCGTCGCCAATTGCGGCTACAGCCACGGCTATTCGGTGCTCGAGGTCATCGACAGCGTGCGGCGCGCCTTCGGCCGGGATTTCGAGGTCAAGATGGGCGACCGGCGCCCCGGCGACGCCGCCGCCGTGGTTGCCAATTCGGACCTTGCACGCGCCGAACTCGGCTGGACCCCGCAACGCGACGACCTCGACCAGATCGTCGCCGATGCGCTCGCCTGGGAGCGTATCCTCACCGGCAAGAACTCCGCGCGGGGCTGA
- the hemA gene encoding 5-aminolevulinate synthase, which yields MNYQRFFEEAIDQLHAERRYRVFADLERIVGKFPRAIWRSNGRAEEITVWCSNDYLGMGQNPDVIAAFQNAAGKMGSGAGGTRNISGTSNPLVELELELADLHDKEAALVFTSGFVSNEASISTIARLLPNCLIISDELNHASMIEGVRRSGAEKKIFRHNDVAHLESLLQAAGRERAKLIVFESVYSMDGDIAPIKQIVELAERCNAMTYIDEVHAVGMYGPRGGGITEREGLADRIDIIEGTLAKAFGTLGGYIAGNSAVIDAVRSYAPGFIFTTALPPAVAAAATTSIRHLKRSQAERDAQQRQASRTKEVLSAAGLPVMESPTHIVPVLVGDPELCKMASDRLLGVHGIYIQPINYPTVPRGTERLRITPTPFHTDALIAGLQDALIETWDALGIPYGSAGRPTVAKSDRIVPLLVPKSGG from the coding sequence ATGAACTATCAGCGGTTCTTCGAGGAAGCGATCGATCAGCTCCACGCCGAGCGGCGCTACCGGGTTTTCGCCGATCTCGAGCGCATTGTCGGCAAGTTTCCGCGCGCTATCTGGCGTTCCAACGGCCGCGCCGAGGAAATCACCGTCTGGTGCTCCAACGACTATCTCGGCATGGGCCAGAACCCCGATGTCATCGCCGCTTTCCAGAACGCGGCCGGCAAGATGGGTTCGGGCGCCGGCGGCACCCGCAACATTTCCGGCACCTCGAACCCGTTGGTCGAGCTTGAGTTGGAACTGGCCGACCTGCACGACAAGGAAGCCGCGCTCGTCTTCACCTCCGGCTTCGTCTCCAACGAGGCCTCGATCTCGACCATTGCGCGGCTTTTGCCCAATTGCCTGATCATTTCGGACGAGCTCAACCATGCCTCGATGATCGAAGGCGTGCGGCGCTCGGGTGCCGAAAAGAAGATTTTCCGCCACAACGACGTCGCGCATCTCGAAAGCCTGCTGCAGGCGGCGGGCCGCGAACGCGCCAAGCTGATCGTGTTCGAGAGCGTCTATTCGATGGATGGCGACATCGCGCCGATCAAGCAGATCGTCGAGCTCGCCGAACGCTGCAACGCCATGACCTATATTGACGAGGTCCATGCCGTCGGCATGTACGGACCGCGCGGCGGCGGCATCACCGAGCGCGAGGGGCTGGCCGACCGCATCGACATCATCGAAGGCACGCTGGCCAAGGCATTCGGCACGCTGGGCGGCTATATCGCCGGCAACAGCGCCGTCATCGACGCGGTGCGCTCCTATGCTCCGGGCTTCATCTTCACCACGGCGCTGCCGCCGGCCGTCGCCGCCGCCGCCACCACGTCCATCCGCCACCTCAAGCGCTCGCAGGCCGAGCGCGATGCGCAACAGCGCCAGGCGTCGCGGACCAAGGAGGTTCTGTCTGCAGCCGGCCTGCCGGTGATGGAATCGCCGACACACATCGTGCCGGTGCTGGTCGGTGACCCCGAACTCTGCAAGATGGCCAGCGACCGTCTGCTCGGCGTACACGGCATCTACATCCAGCCGATCAACTATCCGACCGTGCCGCGCGGCACCGAGCGGCTGCGCATCACCCCGACGCCGTTCCATACCGATGCGCTGATTGCGGGACTTCAGGACGCGCTGATCGAGACATGGGATGCGCTCGGCATTCCCTACGGCTCCGCCGGACGGCCCACTGTCGCCAAGAGCGACCGGATTGTGCCGCTGCTGGTGCCGAAGTCGGGCGGCTGA
- a CDS encoding pyridoxal phosphate-dependent aminotransferase: protein MTLIDSLRAEAVAAPESGIVAVVNYGRTREGMIPLWAGEGDLPTPAFISEAAAKGLANGETFYTWQKGIPELRQALSRYYARHFGKSFAEEEFIATGSGMHAIQLALAAVAGSGDEVVYLSPAWPNFAAAAGISGATPVAVTLDQSGNGWSCDVDKIAAAVTPRTKALFVNTPSNPTGWTADKETLQAILNLARQKGLWIIADEIYSLFHYGHGRAPSFLDISTAEDRILFVNSFSKNWAMTGWRVGWIKTHPELQQVFENLIQYSTSGVAQFMQRGAVAALDHGDAFIVEQVERARRARDLVCDILGATGKARFTVPQGAFYLFFTVDGITDPHRAAFDIVDKANVGLAPGTAFGPGGEAFLRLCFHRRLDQLEEAAHRLAGWMRTV, encoded by the coding sequence GTGACCCTGATCGATAGCTTGCGCGCCGAAGCGGTGGCCGCCCCCGAAAGCGGCATTGTCGCCGTCGTCAATTACGGCCGTACGCGCGAGGGCATGATCCCGCTCTGGGCCGGTGAAGGCGATTTGCCGACGCCTGCCTTCATTTCGGAAGCCGCCGCCAAGGGGCTCGCCAATGGCGAGACCTTCTACACCTGGCAGAAAGGCATTCCGGAGCTGAGGCAAGCGCTTTCCCGCTACTATGCCAGGCATTTCGGCAAGAGCTTCGCCGAAGAGGAATTCATCGCCACCGGTTCCGGCATGCATGCCATTCAGTTGGCATTAGCCGCGGTCGCCGGCAGCGGCGACGAGGTGGTCTATCTCTCCCCGGCCTGGCCGAATTTCGCCGCCGCCGCCGGTATTTCCGGCGCTACCCCGGTTGCGGTCACGCTCGACCAGTCGGGCAATGGCTGGTCCTGCGATGTCGACAAGATTGCGGCTGCGGTGACGCCGCGCACCAAGGCGCTGTTCGTCAACACGCCATCGAACCCCACCGGCTGGACGGCCGATAAGGAAACGCTGCAGGCGATCCTGAATCTCGCCCGCCAAAAGGGCCTGTGGATCATCGCCGACGAGATCTATTCGCTGTTCCACTACGGCCACGGCCGTGCGCCGTCCTTCCTCGACATTTCGACCGCGGAAGACCGCATCCTGTTCGTCAACTCCTTTTCCAAGAACTGGGCGATGACCGGCTGGCGCGTCGGCTGGATCAAGACCCATCCCGAGCTGCAGCAGGTGTTCGAGAACCTGATCCAGTATTCGACCTCAGGCGTCGCCCAGTTCATGCAGCGCGGCGCCGTCGCGGCGCTGGACCACGGTGATGCCTTCATCGTCGAGCAGGTGGAGCGCGCCAGGAGAGCGCGCGACCTGGTCTGCGATATTCTCGGCGCAACCGGCAAAGCGCGCTTCACCGTGCCGCAAGGCGCGTTCTATTTGTTTTTCACGGTCGACGGCATCACCGATCCGCACCGGGCTGCTTTCGACATCGTCGACAAGGCCAATGTCGGCCTGGCGCCGGGCACCGCCTTCGGCCCTGGCGGAGAGGCGTTTTTGCGCCTGTGCTTCCACCGCCGCCTCGACCAGCTCGAGGAAGCGGCACATCGCTTGGCGGGATGGATGAGGACGGTTTGA
- the mscL gene encoding large conductance mechanosensitive channel protein MscL — MLKEFQEFISKGNVMDLAVGVIIGAAFSKIVDSLVNDIIMPFIGALGGVDFSNYFIGLSSTVHSTNLADARKEGAVFAYGNFITVALNFVILAFIIFLMVKAVNNMRKRLEREKPAAPAAPPPADVALLTEIRDLLARK, encoded by the coding sequence ATGCTGAAAGAATTCCAGGAATTCATTTCCAAAGGAAATGTGATGGACCTTGCGGTCGGCGTCATCATCGGCGCGGCCTTCAGCAAGATCGTCGATTCTCTTGTCAATGACATCATCATGCCTTTCATCGGCGCACTTGGTGGCGTCGACTTTTCCAACTACTTCATAGGCCTCTCATCAACAGTGCATTCGACCAATCTTGCCGACGCGCGTAAGGAAGGCGCGGTGTTCGCCTACGGCAATTTTATCACCGTGGCGCTGAATTTCGTCATCCTGGCTTTCATCATCTTCCTGATGGTCAAGGCCGTGAACAACATGCGCAAGCGGCTCGAGCGGGAGAAGCCGGCCGCACCTGCGGCTCCGCCACCGGCCGACGTCGCTTTGCTCACCGAAATTCGCGATCTCCTCGCCAGGAAATAG
- a CDS encoding PAS domain-containing hybrid sensor histidine kinase/response regulator produces MQGWFIVIIAVAYVTLLFVIASLGDRRSTALGPGRARPFIYALSLAIYCTSWTFFGSVGLSSERGLEFLGIYTGPVLVFVFGFPLLNRIVRLAKSEKITSIADFLGARYGKSFAVSAIATLIATIGAVPYIALQLKAISGSVGLMVEHYTGSPPSFDPFVSDISLVVAMLLALFAVLFGTRHADATEHQDGLVLAVAVETVVKLAAFLAIGLMVTFLIFGGPGDMIDKLAENSQVRQAMGYNTSLATWLVLTCLSGFAIIMLPRQFYVTIVENRGEAELRTATWVFPLYLVAINLFVLPIAFAGLALVGAKTTSDLYVLALPLFGGHDFLAMAAFIGGLSAATAMVIVESVALSIMISNDLVIPLFVRRLLKTTTSENEDWSTLILNVRRGAIFILLFIAFLYYRESTNSARLSSIGLMSFAAIAQFAPALIGGLIWRGANGRGAALGMVAGILVWGYTLLLPSLSAADADIVVQGLFGFEALRPQALFGTVAEPLNHGVLWSLSVNTLFFVLGSLSRASVPLERIQASIFVPRESGPMPSLRRFRTAITVNVLKDTISRYLGVERTERSFQSFEKSNGVSLHGNEQASMDVIRFSEQLLASAVGSSSARLILSLLFRRNDRESKDAFRLLDDATEALQHNRDLLQIALDQMEQGITVFDRDFRLICWNRQYRALFDLPDEMGQVGVSLDRILRHLAERGDIPADQRVAMLNRLTSFVSPWQMELKTSGRILELRSNPMPDGGIVATYADISGRVEQDLALKRANESLEQRVKTRTIELTRVNEELTRVNEELAQAQMLAEEANLGKTRFLAAAGHDILQPLNAARLYCSSLIEKAGKGPAGKAAVNIESSLESVETILGAVLDISRLDAGAMKPDDSAFRLDGLLRQIGNDFQPLAAEKKLDLTIMASSLIVMTDRNLLRRLIQNLVSNAIKYTRHGRILVGVRRRGELAEIQVIDTGIGIAGDKLNTVFNEFTRLDEGVREAEGLGLGLSIVDRIARVLRLEIQIFSNAGKGTRFSVILPVASVEAPRREVEPKAPARATASLAGLHVLCVDNDARILDGMRLLLEGWGCSVGTFSGSEDFARADIHRPDIVLADYHLDGRSGLDIIARLRDIHGSDLPAVLVTADRSTEVRAAAAAIDVPVINKPLKPAVLRSMMARVRPLASAAE; encoded by the coding sequence GTGCAGGGCTGGTTCATCGTCATCATTGCGGTCGCCTATGTAACGCTGCTGTTCGTCATCGCCAGCCTCGGCGACCGGCGTTCAACGGCGTTGGGACCCGGCCGCGCCCGGCCCTTCATCTATGCGCTCAGCCTCGCCATCTACTGCACCTCCTGGACCTTCTTCGGCTCGGTCGGCCTGTCGTCCGAGCGCGGCCTCGAATTTTTGGGCATCTACACCGGGCCGGTGCTGGTGTTCGTGTTCGGCTTTCCGCTGCTCAATCGCATCGTGCGGCTGGCCAAGAGCGAGAAGATCACCTCGATCGCCGACTTCCTCGGCGCGCGCTACGGCAAGAGCTTTGCCGTCTCGGCGATCGCCACGCTGATCGCCACCATCGGCGCGGTGCCCTATATCGCACTGCAATTGAAGGCGATCTCCGGTTCGGTCGGCCTGATGGTCGAGCATTATACGGGATCGCCGCCCTCCTTCGATCCCTTCGTCAGCGACATCTCGCTGGTGGTGGCCATGCTCTTGGCGCTGTTTGCGGTGCTGTTCGGCACCCGCCATGCCGACGCCACCGAGCACCAGGACGGGCTGGTGCTGGCGGTGGCGGTCGAAACCGTGGTCAAGCTCGCCGCCTTCCTGGCGATCGGCCTGATGGTCACCTTCCTGATCTTCGGTGGCCCGGGCGACATGATCGACAAGCTGGCCGAAAACAGCCAGGTGCGGCAAGCCATGGGCTACAACACCTCGCTCGCCACCTGGCTGGTGCTGACTTGCCTGAGCGGCTTTGCCATCATCATGCTGCCGCGCCAGTTCTACGTCACCATCGTCGAGAACCGCGGCGAGGCCGAACTGCGCACCGCGACCTGGGTGTTTCCGCTCTATCTCGTGGCGATAAACCTGTTCGTGCTGCCGATCGCCTTCGCCGGCCTGGCGCTGGTCGGCGCCAAAACCACCAGTGACCTCTATGTGCTGGCGCTGCCCTTGTTCGGCGGCCATGACTTCCTCGCCATGGCCGCCTTCATCGGTGGGCTGTCGGCGGCGACCGCCATGGTGATCGTCGAAAGCGTGGCGCTGTCGATCATGATCTCCAACGACCTCGTCATCCCGCTGTTCGTGCGCCGCCTGCTCAAGACCACGACCTCTGAGAATGAGGATTGGTCGACGCTGATCCTCAACGTGCGGCGCGGCGCCATCTTCATCCTATTGTTCATCGCCTTCCTCTACTACCGCGAAAGCACCAACTCGGCGCGGCTGTCGTCGATCGGCCTGATGTCGTTCGCGGCAATCGCCCAATTCGCGCCGGCGCTGATCGGCGGGCTGATCTGGCGCGGCGCCAATGGCCGCGGCGCGGCCCTTGGCATGGTCGCCGGCATCCTCGTCTGGGGCTATACGCTGCTTTTGCCGTCGCTCTCGGCAGCCGACGCGGACATCGTCGTGCAGGGGTTGTTCGGTTTCGAGGCGCTGCGGCCGCAGGCTCTGTTCGGCACCGTCGCCGAACCGTTGAACCACGGCGTGCTCTGGAGCCTGTCGGTCAACACGCTGTTCTTCGTGCTCGGCTCGCTGTCGCGCGCGTCAGTGCCGCTGGAGCGGATCCAGGCGTCGATCTTCGTGCCGCGCGAATCCGGCCCGATGCCCAGCCTGCGCCGCTTCCGCACCGCCATCACCGTCAACGTGCTGAAAGACACCATCTCGCGCTACCTCGGCGTCGAGCGCACCGAGCGCTCCTTCCAATCCTTCGAGAAAAGCAATGGCGTCTCGCTGCACGGCAATGAGCAGGCCAGCATGGATGTCATCCGCTTTTCCGAGCAGCTGCTGGCGAGCGCGGTCGGCTCGTCTTCGGCGCGGCTGATCCTGTCGCTGCTGTTTCGCCGCAACGACCGCGAGTCCAAGGACGCCTTTCGCCTGCTCGACGACGCCACCGAAGCGCTGCAGCACAATCGCGACCTGCTGCAGATCGCGCTCGACCAGATGGAGCAGGGCATCACCGTATTCGACCGCGATTTTCGTCTGATCTGCTGGAACAGACAATATCGCGCGCTGTTCGACCTGCCCGACGAGATGGGCCAGGTCGGCGTCTCGCTCGACCGCATCCTGCGCCACCTCGCCGAGCGCGGCGATATTCCGGCCGACCAGCGCGTGGCGATGCTCAACCGGCTGACCAGTTTCGTCAGCCCGTGGCAGATGGAGTTGAAGACCAGCGGCCGCATCCTCGAACTGCGCTCAAACCCGATGCCGGACGGCGGAATCGTCGCCACCTATGCCGACATATCAGGACGCGTCGAACAGGATTTGGCGCTGAAGCGGGCCAATGAATCGCTGGAGCAGCGGGTCAAGACGCGCACCATCGAACTGACTAGAGTCAACGAGGAGTTGACCCGGGTCAATGAGGAGCTGGCGCAGGCGCAGATGCTGGCCGAGGAGGCTAATCTGGGCAAGACGCGCTTCCTCGCCGCCGCTGGCCACGATATCCTGCAGCCGCTGAACGCCGCCCGGCTCTACTGCTCGTCGCTGATCGAAAAGGCCGGCAAGGGCCCGGCGGGCAAGGCCGCCGTCAACATCGAATCCTCGCTCGAATCGGTCGAGACGATCCTGGGTGCCGTGCTGGACATTTCGCGGCTCGACGCCGGCGCCATGAAGCCGGATGACAGCGCCTTCCGGCTGGACGGGCTGCTGCGCCAGATCGGCAACGATTTTCAGCCGCTCGCCGCCGAAAAGAAACTCGATCTGACGATCATGGCCTCATCGCTCATCGTGATGACAGATCGCAATCTCTTACGCCGGCTGATCCAGAACCTGGTCTCCAACGCCATCAAATACACGCGCCATGGCCGCATCCTGGTCGGTGTGCGCCGGCGCGGCGAGCTTGCCGAAATCCAGGTGATCGACACCGGCATCGGCATTGCCGGCGACAAGCTGAACACGGTCTTCAACGAATTCACCCGGCTCGACGAAGGCGTGCGCGAGGCTGAAGGTCTCGGCCTCGGCCTCTCCATCGTCGACCGCATTGCCCGGGTGCTGCGGCTTGAGATCCAGATCTTTTCCAACGCCGGCAAGGGCACGCGCTTTTCGGTCATCCTGCCGGTTGCTTCGGTTGAAGCGCCGCGGCGCGAGGTCGAGCCCAAGGCGCCGGCCCGCGCCACCGCATCGCTCGCCGGACTGCATGTGCTGTGCGTCGACAACGATGCCCGCATCCTCGACGGCATGCGGCTTTTGCTCGAAGGCTGGGGCTGCAGCGTCGGCACGTTTTCCGGCTCGGAGGATTTCGCCAGGGCCGACATCCATCGGCCCGACATCGTGCTTGCCGACTATCATCTCGATGGCAGAAGCGGCCTCGACATCATCGCGCGCCTGCGTGACATCCATGGTTCGGACCTGCCGGCCGTGCTGGTCACCGCCGACCGCTCCACCGAGGTCCGTGCCGCTGCCGCCGCCATTGACGTGCCGGTGATCAACAAGCCGCTGAAGCCGGCCGTGCTACGCTCGATGATGGCCAGGGTCAGGCCGCTGGCGTCGGCGGCCGAGTAG
- a CDS encoding response regulator transcription factor has product MPSGYTFVIADDHPLFRGALKEALAGVGDVAAIHEAGDFESAKALVVANEDVDLVLLDLSMPGASGLSGLIALRGIHPAVPLVVVSAHDDPVTIRRALDLGASGFISKSASMEEIRGAVQTVLAGDIAAPVGIDLGVERDPEISDLIKRLQALTPQQTRVLGMLAEGLLNKQIAYELSVSEATVKAHVSAILQKLGVDSRTQAVIQLSKIGSDPLQPAG; this is encoded by the coding sequence TTGCCGTCGGGCTACACCTTCGTCATTGCCGACGACCATCCGCTGTTCCGCGGCGCCTTGAAAGAGGCACTTGCCGGCGTCGGCGATGTCGCCGCCATTCACGAGGCCGGCGATTTCGAAAGTGCCAAGGCCCTGGTCGTGGCCAATGAGGATGTCGACCTGGTGCTGCTCGACCTGTCGATGCCGGGCGCCAGCGGCCTGTCCGGTCTGATCGCGCTGCGCGGCATCCACCCGGCGGTGCCGCTGGTGGTGGTGTCGGCCCACGACGACCCGGTGACCATCCGGCGCGCGCTCGATCTCGGCGCATCCGGCTTCATCTCCAAATCGGCCAGCATGGAGGAGATCCGCGGCGCCGTGCAGACGGTGCTGGCCGGCGATATCGCCGCGCCCGTCGGCATCGACCTCGGCGTCGAGCGCGACCCCGAAATATCCGACCTGATCAAGCGGCTGCAGGCGCTGACGCCGCAGCAGACGCGTGTCCTCGGCATGCTGGCCGAAGGCCTGCTCAACAAGCAGATCGCCTACGAACTCAGCGTCTCCGAAGCGACTGTAAAGGCGCATGTCTCGGCCATCCTGCAGAAACTCGGCGTCGACAGCCGCACCCAGGCGGTGATCCAGCTGTCCAAGATCGGCAGCGATCCGTTGCAGCCAGCAGGCTAA
- a CDS encoding DUF952 domain-containing protein yields MSQIIYKIAPEALWRAAEKNGRFTGAPIDVADGFIHFSTADQARETAAKHFAGQTDLLLIAIDGALLGDALKYEVSRGGALFPHLYGVLDMSAVLWVKPLPLGADGAHQFPALEAE; encoded by the coding sequence ATGTCTCAGATTATCTACAAGATCGCGCCCGAAGCGCTTTGGCGCGCGGCCGAGAAAAACGGCCGCTTCACCGGCGCTCCGATCGACGTCGCCGACGGCTTCATCCACTTCTCCACTGCTGATCAGGCCAGGGAGACGGCGGCGAAGCATTTCGCCGGCCAGACGGATTTGCTGCTGATCGCCATCGACGGGGCGCTGCTCGGTGACGCGCTGAAATACGAGGTCTCGCGCGGCGGCGCGCTGTTTCCGCATCTCTATGGCGTGCTCGATATGAGCGCCGTGCTGTGGGTGAAACCATTGCCGCTCGGCGCTGATGGCGCACACCAGTTTCCGGCGCTGGAGGCCGAATGA
- a CDS encoding quinone-dependent dihydroorotate dehydrogenase gives MSVFDRIGQKLLFTFDPETAHGMSIAALRCGLPVGARTVRDDRLKLSLCGIAFPNPLGMAAGYDKNAEVPDALLSLGFGFAEVGTVTPLPQAGNPKPRIFRLAEDDAVINRLGFNNEGHEAAEMRLAARKGRVGIVGVNIGANKDSADRVHDYELGVSRFAKYASYLTVNISSPNTPGLRNMQAREQLGELLGRVISARGSASAQPPIFLKVAPDLVEAELEDIAAEVTEKQIDGVIVSNTTLSRSGLRSPSGAGETGGLSGKPLFERSTIVLAKMRRLLGPERAVIGVGGVDSAETALEKIRAGADLVQLYTGMVYAGPALPGRILAGMAKFADREQLTSLRGLRDSRLGEWAAKPL, from the coding sequence ATGAGCGTGTTCGATCGCATCGGCCAGAAACTGCTGTTCACCTTCGATCCGGAAACGGCGCATGGCATGTCGATCGCGGCGCTGCGCTGCGGTCTGCCGGTCGGCGCGCGGACGGTGCGCGACGACAGGTTGAAGCTCAGCCTCTGTGGCATCGCCTTCCCCAATCCGCTCGGCATGGCCGCAGGCTATGACAAGAATGCCGAGGTGCCTGACGCGCTGCTTAGCCTCGGCTTCGGCTTTGCCGAAGTCGGCACCGTGACGCCGCTGCCGCAGGCCGGCAATCCGAAGCCGCGCATTTTCCGGCTGGCTGAGGATGATGCGGTGATCAACCGGCTGGGTTTTAACAATGAGGGCCACGAAGCGGCCGAGATGCGCCTTGCCGCGCGCAAGGGACGCGTCGGCATCGTCGGCGTCAACATCGGCGCCAACAAGGACAGCGCCGATCGTGTCCATGACTATGAGCTCGGCGTCTCCCGCTTTGCGAAATACGCCAGTTATCTCACCGTCAACATCTCGTCGCCCAACACGCCCGGCCTGCGCAACATGCAGGCGCGCGAACAGCTCGGCGAACTTCTGGGTCGCGTCATATCGGCCCGTGGCTCGGCATCGGCCCAGCCACCAATCTTTCTCAAGGTCGCACCCGATCTGGTCGAGGCCGAGCTGGAAGACATCGCCGCCGAAGTGACCGAAAAGCAGATCGACGGCGTCATCGTCTCCAACACGACGCTCTCGCGATCCGGATTGCGTAGCCCAAGCGGCGCCGGCGAGACCGGCGGTCTCTCGGGAAAACCGCTGTTCGAGCGTTCGACCATCGTGCTGGCCAAGATGCGTCGGCTGCTCGGGCCGGAGCGCGCCGTCATCGGCGTCGGCGGCGTCGATTCCGCCGAGACCGCGCTGGAGAAAATCCGCGCCGGCGCCGACCTCGTGCAGCTCTACACCGGCATGGTCTATGCCGGACCGGCGCTGCCCGGCCGCATCCTTGCCGGCATGGCGAAGTTCGCCGACAGGGAACAGCTGACGTCCTTGCGCGGCCTGCGCGATAGCCGGCTCGGCGAATGGGCGGCAAAGCCGCTTTGA